The window GTAGCATGGTCTCGAGAAGACCGGGATCGTCGTAGTCGTACTGATCGAAATGAACAAGGTGCAGGCCAGGAGCGCGAGGCGTCCCGGCGTGGAAGATACCGGATGGATAGAGCATCAGGGCCTCGGGACGGTCTGCGCCGCGCACGAGTCCATCACGATCGTAGAGCGAAACCGTGTCGCCGCCCCACGCCAGTTGTTCAAGTTCTTGTGAGGGCAACAGCGAATACTCCGCGGCCGTTTCGTACGCAGGAATCCACTCCTCAAAACGAACAGCGGCGATCAGATGGAATCCACTCCGCACGTAGGCAATGGGGTGTGGATTATCTGGAAAGAACTCGCCACCAGTTTCCGGCACGATTGGATCGATGCGTCCTTTGATGTGGCGCGCGATGGTGTACTTGCCCTGCTCCGGATCGCCGTAGAGGCGTTCGGCGCTCTGCTCAACGCGATCGAGCGGATACAGGCGGTGGTAGCATCCGCATGCGTAGACAGCTTCGGAAACCAGCGGCCGATTGCCTTCATCCAGCGTGATGCGGATCAACTGCCCTTCGGAACGTCCGGCTTCCGGATCGTTGTGCTTTAGCTCGGGATGGTCATGATACCAAAAGGAGTAATTCATCTGGTTGAGCCACCGACCATCGACGAAGGCACGCGTGACGTGACCATAAAGCGATGGCCGCGATTCATCGATCTCCGCGACGGGATCGCCCTTTCGATTGGGAATCAACCCCACACGTCCGGGTATGTCGTCGCGAAAATCGGGCGGTCCATCTTCGGGAACTTCCTGCGCGATGATCGGCGCGTAGAGAGCCAGAAGTTCCTCGTCCGTCGCCGACGCAAGATGATCCAGCGTCGCCAGGTCGCGCGTGTAGTCGGGCTCGTACAAAACGGCCTTCGGGAAGTCGCGCCAGTTCTCGCCGCGCCATTCCTCCTTGGCGTGGTGCGAAATCCAGGCATTCACGAAGGGCACGGCAGGCAGCGCGGACAGCATCCGCCAGATCCGGCCGTCTTGCTTGTCAAAGCCCGGCGTCGCATCCGTCATGGCATCGAGCCAAGCCTCGCACTCCTCCGGCGTCTCCAGCCTCGAAACAGCCTCTAACTCCAACTGCCCCGCCAGTGACAGCTCATCCTCGTCGACCGAAACAGGGGCCAATCCCTCCGCGTCGATCCTAAGGTTCTGGGCCCCGATGTCCAGCATGTGCCGAATTGCGACCACGGCATTTTCACGGAAGATGACCGGGTGATTCACCTGGTCCTTGAGCAGATGAAGCCGCAGACGAGTCTCCGAATCGACTCCCAGCCAGGGGCGTTCATCGATCGTCTGGTGGGCAATGTTCCAGGTGGTGGACTCGTGGCGGGCATCCTGCTCCAACTCGCGAAATCCATCGGCGGCCGGTGGCTCGGGCAACAGGCCCGGGGCGCCAGAGGACGCGCACCCTGCCAGAAGCGCCACAATGGCCAGGGCAGCCAGAGCGGCAATGCGGTTGATGTGCAGATTCGAGATTCTCATACGACCCAATCGCTCCCAGCGAAACAGACTTCCCCAAAGGCTCAGGCAAAGTCTTTGCCATGGCTGAAGTCGCCTGTTGGCAGGCTTCTTCGGAAGTTTCTACCCGAGGATCGTGAAAAGATTGCCGCGTATTCCTCCCCTGGGGGGCGATTCTGCGGGCAGAATGTGGAACCGGCCTTGCTCTCGATTCAGCGGCTGGAACTATTCCCCGAGTTGGAGAACCCGTATGTCCCCCAAACTCCTCTGCCTGTCGCTGGCCGCTATGCTGTTCGGGGTCGGCGCGTTTGCTCAGGATGAGAGCATCGAGAACGCCAAGAGCGACTCTATCGTTGTTCTGGATAAGGCGATCTTCGCAAATGACGACGCCGCGATTGCCGCGGCCCTGACCGATGTCCTGAACGAGGTAGAGCAGAGTCCTCAGGACTACGATCTGCGCATCGCCGCGGCACGAGGCTATCTGGCGCGGGCGGACCTGGTGCGCGCGGATCGCCAGATGGGCGATATCGAGAGTGACGAAGTGGGGGCGCTGCGCGATCGACAGGCGGAGTGGGGGGAAGCCGGGGCAGCGCATGCCTCGGCCGCTAAGAAGCTCGCCAAGAATCCGAAGGAGAAATCCGAGGCCTATCGTCTCTCCGGCGAATGCACCGTCCATCGAATCAACGGTCCGATTGCCGGCATGCGTTTCGGACCGACCGCGAAGTCGGACATCGAATACGCGCTGACGTTGGACAAAGAAAACTGGGAAGCGCACCGCGCCCTTGGGCTGATGTATCTGAATAATCCACCGATCAACGGGGGCGATCTCGACAAGGCCGTGGAGACCTTTACGACCTGCGCCGAGAAGGATGGTGATCGCGACGTGTATCACGCCCTTCTGGCCCAGGCGTGGATGAAGAAGAAGCGCCCGGAGCGAGCTCGCCTGGAAGTTGCAAAGGCACTGCAGAAGAACGAGAACAACCGCCTCGCACTCGACATCAAGACGCGATTGGAGGAGGCAGGCAAATGGTGAACATCGCCTCATTCATTCGACTTGCACCGGAAATCGCGCTCGTCATGCTGACCGTTGGGTGCGCCTCGCTGGGTTCTCTGCGCGAACGCCGCTATGCCGAAGTCACACCCGAGCAAATTCACCGCGCGGGCGAAACCGACGACTCCCAGTTGGCGCCACCGCTACGCGGCATGCTCGAGGATCGATTGGATCCGGGTGGTACGGATGTGACCGATGCGCAGGCCATCGAGGCCGTCATTGCGCTTGGCAAGGTGGGTTCTGCCAAGGACGCCGCAGTTGTTGAACGCATGCTGTCGGATGATCCTTCGGAGGACGTCCGGTATTTCAGCGTCGATGCCTTGGCGGCGCTCGATCCGGATGGCTTCAGCACACGTGCGGAGCGGTTGCTCGAAGAAGAGGGAAGCGCGCTCGTGCGCGAACGGATTTCTGAACTCATGACACCGTAGAAATTGAATCGGCGCTCCGGTTTTCGGTGGTTCCCCTTTACGCCCTGGCCGGATCGGCGTTTCCATTGATTTGAGAGAGTGGAGGAAGGTCTCTCGCCATGTCGCTGAAAACTCGTTTCTTTGTTCTGTCTCTCCTTTTCGTCGCCGGTACGGTGACGTTCTATCTGATTATGGAAAATCAGAAGGAGGAGCTTCGTTCCATTCGTCATCGGATTGAGGACGATTGGGAAGAGACCCGCCTGCTGATGGAACTGTCGGATCAAATCAGCGATATCCACATGGAGTTCGAAGGCAGTGGCCTGGAAGCCGACCGCGAAATGGCGATGAGCCACTTGGGCGAGGCGTTGGCGCGCGCCGCCGAAATCCGCGATCACGCGGAAGACGATCCGACCGGCGACGAAGGAGAGGAACAGGAGCTCACCTCCCTTGCACGATTGGACCAGACTCTTCACGACCTGCAGGCGTTCATCAACACGTCACCGGCGCCGGGTACCACCGAGGAAGATCTTCTCCGCCAGATGAATGCCCTGTACGGGCGCTCTATGATAGCCATCGGCAACTACAATCAGGGGGCTCTCGAGGAGCTGGATTCATCGCTGGATCGATTAGATCGCAGCGAGGAAGTCCTCGAGAACATGTCCCACACGTGGACGATCGGGATGTTCGTCCTGCTGGCCCTGGCATGGGTAGGGTTTGGCATTTGGCTTCTACGTCCGATCCGTCGGCTGCAGAAAATGGTGCGGTACGTGCGCAACGGCAAGTTCGAGTCCGTTTCTGGAGCGCGTGCCCCGGGCGAGATCGGCGAAGTGATCTCTTCGTTCCAGGACATGGCCACAGAGATTCACTACTTCACAACACAATTGGAGCATCGGGTTCAAGAGCGCACGCAGGAACTCGAATCGTCGCGGCGTCAACTGCGCCAGATGCTGGATCTCTTGCCCGATGCGGTCGGACTTGCCACTCCAGATGGAAAGATTGTGATGGCCAACGATACATATCGTACGCTGCTATCTCCCGATGGAGTCTCGAAGGTGAAGGAACTCCAGCAAGGAAAGCGAACGCCTCAGGGTTACTTCCAGTGGGTTTCGCCCGATGGCACAAGTCGCATGCTCGACGTACAGGAACTCCCGATCGCAACAGTGGATGGGCAGACCGACGTCGTCCTCGAATGTGTCCGCGACATGACACGCCAACTCGAAGTGGAAGCGGCTTTGGCATCGTCGCAGAAGCTCGCTGCGCTCGGACGCTTGTCGTCCGGAATGGCTCATGAGATCAACAATCCGCTGACGGCGATCGGCGCCTGCGCCGAAGGACTACTGAAACGGCTGAAAGCCGATCAACTGGAGCGCGAGACGTTCTTCGACTACCTGCAGACGATTCATGACGAAGTCTTCAGGTGCAAAGAAATCACTGAGCGCCTGTTGGATCTCTCGCGTCGCCGCGAGCACGAGTTGAAAGACTTCCAACCGTGCGATTTGATTGAAGACGTGACCAGACTGGTCGGAAAACTCGCCGAATCCAAGGGCGTGACAATCGAATCGTGCTTGGGAGATGATGCGGAAATCCACTCCAGCCCGAGTGCCTTCCGACAGGTCATCCTGAATCTGCTGATGAACTCGATTGAAGCCTGCGACAATGGTGGAAGGATCGAGATCGAAGGCGCATGGTCGAACGGCGATGTGCAGATTTCAATTCAGGACAACGGCGTCGGTATTGCCCCTGAAGACCTCGACCATTTGTTTGAGCCATTCTTTACACGCCGTCGCGATCAGAACGGGACCGGCCTGGGTCTGTATGTTTGCCAAGGTCTGATCGATGCACTCGGCGGCAAACTTCGGGCGGAAAGCGAAGGTCGCGGAAAAGGTTCGCGCTTCATCGTGACGTTGCCGCGCCATCCGCGGACGTTGACGGAAGAATCATAGGAGACAGGGAATCATGCCAGACAAAGAGAAGCTACACATCGCACTCATCGACGATGAATCGGCTATTCGCCGCATTCTCGGGAGAGAACTGGAAGGGCTTGGGCTCACAGTGTCGACCTTCGAGGACGCTGCCAGCGCCCGGAGTTGGCTGCAGGAGCAGACGCCGGACGCCATTGTGCTCGACGTTCGCTTGCCGGGAATTTCCGGCGATCAGTTTCTCCGTGAACTCGCGGACCTGGCTCCGTCCGTCCCGGTGATCATGCTGACGGGCCACGCGAATGTCGACCTGGCTGTCGAGTGCATGAAGCTTGGGGCAGTCGATCTGCTGACGAAGCCCTGCTCCATCGATCACCTGGAACTTGCGATTCGCCGTGCCGTCGAAGGGACGCGGCTCCGAGAAAAGACCCGGACGCTGACGCGACATACACAACCGCTGCGCCCGCTGCCAAAACTGTCGGGATCGTCGGAACCGATGGCATGTCTGCGCCGCATGATTGGCAAGGTCGCGGGCTTTGACGAGTCGGTCCTTATCATCGGCGAGAGCGGAACAGGCAAGGAACTCATTGCTCGAATGATTCAGCAGCAAAGCAACCGCGCGAAGGCAGCGTACCTGACCGTCAACTGCGCGGCCGTCTCCGAGACGTTGCTGGAAAGCGAGCTGTTCGGGCACGAAAAGGGAGCCTTCACCGGCGCGGAAGAACGCCGCCTGGGATTCTTTGAAATTGCTGACGGCGGGACGCTATTTCTCGACGAGATCGGCGACATGCCGATCTCCATGCAACCCAAGTTGCTGCGCGTACTGCAGTCGGGCGAGTTCCGTCGCGTTGGTGGGAACAAGGCGCTCCATGCCGACGTGCGGGTCATCGCCGCCACGAACAAATCCCTGATCGACGAAGTCCGCGAGGGCCGCTTTCGTGAGGATCTGATGCATCGCGTGAATACAATCACCCTCGATGCTCCCCCACTACGCGAACGAATCGAAGACCTTAATGAACTGATCGAACTCTTCAGCAAGGAGCTCGGCGAGGAATACGTCGGCCGCCCATTTGGCAAGGAGACCCTCGATATTCTGCGCAACTACGCCTGGCCGGGAAACGTCCGCGAACTGCGAAACGTCGTGCGCCGCGCGCTGATTCTGTCCGAGAGCGATGAGATCCAGCCCGAGGATCTGCCTCGTCATTTGCGCCAGATGGTAAAGCCGGCGGACGAGAACACGGAGGCCTACGTGTTCGATTCGAACATGACGATCGCCGACTTGGAGAAGCGTCACATCCTGGCGATGCTGGACGACTGCGGCGGGAATAAAACACAAGCCGCACGGAAACTCGGAGTCTCTGTGAAGACGCTCTACAACAAGCTGGAAGCGTGGCAGTCGGACGACGAGGCGGAGTGAAGCCGCAGCGCCCATTCCTGGGCGACGTCGGCAATTCGAGGCGCATCGCCCACGAATAAGTGATCGCTTCCATCCAGCGTCAGGACATTATCGGATTCTCGGGTGAGCCCCGTCGATGCAACAAGCTCTTCGTCGCTGACGGCGAAGTCCTCTTCCGCTAAGATAATCCGCGTCTGCGGAACGACTCGCGCCGATTGAGGCATTGCGCGCAAAGGTGGACTGATCGCAAACACGGGCGATTCGTCTGCCAGCAGCAGACTCACGATCGCTCCGTAGGAATAGCCGGCGTACGCGGTGATTTCCTCGTCACATCCAAGCGTTTCTTTGCGAAACCACCCGGCAATCTCTTGTGCATCGGCCAGATCGCCGGCGCTGGATTCGATCAAGCGATGATCTTCCCAGAATCGCGTACGCATGGCATCGACCTCTTCCTGGCTCAGTCCCGTTCGCGTGCGATACTCCCACGCCAATGCGGCGAAACCTGCTCGCACGCATCCGTCGAGAATTGCCATCACGACGGGATTATCGAGCGTCCCACCCAGCAAAGGGTGCGGGCAGTTGACGAGAATCCGTCCCCGACTGGCGTTCGCATCCGGATAGGCCAGGATGCCTTCCGTTTCGAACGTTGTGCGAATCCGAACGCGCTCCATCATGCCAGGACCTCGCGCGTCGCCGCCATCGCATCCGCCGTCGCGGTCGCAACTCTTTCGAGTTCATCGTCCGAAACGATCAGTGGTGGCTCGAACGTCAGAACGTTGCGCCCAGGGCCCGTCTTCCCAGCCAGGATGCCATTGTCACGCAACGAACGCAGGACCGCATCGCATCGATCGGTCGCGGGCTGTCCTTCGTGCGACAACTCAACGCCAATCATCAGTCCCTTGCCGCGGACATCCACGATTCCGTCATCGTCGATCGCGCGCAGCATCTCCTTGAAACGCTCGCCCTTCCGACGGGATTCGGTGGCAAGGTTCTCCCGCTGCATGATCTCCAGGACCTTCAAGGCCGCGGCAACGGGCACGAGATTCCCCCCGAAGGTGGAGGCCTGCGGCGATGTGAGACGGGCTGCAACTTCCTCAGTCGCCATCCATGCCGCGATCGGGAGGCCGTTTCCGAGGGCTTTCGCGACACTCATCAGATCGGGCGAAGTCTCCCAATTCTGCAAACCGAACCACTCGCCCGTTCGACAGAATCCCGTCTGCACTTCGTCTGCGATCAGGAGGATTCCGTGCTCTTGCAGAAATGCGCGCAGCTTCTGGAAGTACCCATCCGGCGGCACGAGAATTCCACCATTCCCACAGATCGGTTCGGCGATAAACGCGGCGAAGTAATCCGCACCCTTCGACGCAATGGCTTGTTGAAGCTGAGAGAAGTGCACATCCATCCCGACGTTCATGGGATGATCAACGTGAATGACAACCTCGGGCCGGAAAGGGTCCGCCTGCCACATTGGCAGTCCGGTGGTTGCCATGGTCAACGAAGTCCTTCCATGCAGGCCACCGCGAAACGCAAGAAAGGCAGGACGTCCTGTGGCGATGCGCGCCGCAATCAAGGCGCCTTCGTTGGCGCCGCTTCCGTCTGCGCAGAAGAACACCCGGCTGAGTCCCCGCGGTGCGACGTCGACTAGCTTCTCGGCCAACTCAATCATCGGCTCGGTCAGGAAGATAGTGGTGGTGTGCTGCAGTTTTCGCATCTGTTGTGCTGCGGCTTCAACGACCTCCGGATGGCAATGCCCCAGTCCATTCACTGCAACGCCGGAGTAGAAATCGAGATACTCCCGCCCGCGATCGTCACGCACAACGGTGCCTTTGCCATCCACGAGATGGAGCGGATCGTCGCCGAAGAAATGATAAAGGCACGGCATCAGGACGCGGCGTTTTCGTTCCAGCAGGTTCATTCCCGTCCTCCTCAGTAGATGCCGCCGGCGACAGCCGAAGCCGTCTCTCGTGCCGGTCGAGGGGATTCGAAACCTGATTCGCAGGCATCGGCTTCGTCGCGCTCCACGCAATTTAGCAGCAACATCGACTCGTCAAAGCGATGAAACAGGACTCTGCCCGTCTCGCCGGCGAGAGCAAAGTCGCGCAGATTCTCCGGATTGCGCAGCAAACGAATCGCCACGCGATTCTCGGCTGTGCGGTATCGCAACGGACGCGTCGCATCTTCAATCAGGCAACCGAACAGCGAATTGCCATATCCATTGATGAGCGCACAGTGCGCGGGGAGTTTGCCCGCTAACCATTCGCGCTCGTCGCGAGTGATGCTCTGGCCGCCGAGGTGAACTAGGCGCAGGTTCGCGATCCATGGTCCGGAGTGCTTCTCCAGGAGTACCTGCAGAACCGACGGCGTGATGAACAGAGCGTCGACGCTTTCTCGCTCGAGTAATGCCATCGCCTGGCGTACGAGATGTTCGCGATGCCGCAGCGAGGCGGTCGAGCCGGGCAGCATTGTGCGATGCCAGCGCGGATCGAAGTCCACCTTCAATGCGTCGATGCCACTGGTTCTGCGTGCGAGCGCGTCGGCCGCCTTGCCAATGATGTGCGGTCCCGTGGGACCGACGAACAACCACTGCGCGAACATCTCCAATTCACGATGCCCCAATTCGGACAACAGCGGCGTGACGAATCCGGCTTCGAAATCCTTCGCCGACCACGCGGCCGTGACGGGGTCGCCCGTTGTGCCGCCGGTCTCTCCGAGCGTGAATTCTCCGCCCGTGCGTAGCAGTTTCATAGGGACGAAATCGCGCCACGGACGATGCGACATGGCCTGGCGATCCATCGGCCCGAACGCCGCCAGATCCTCGATCGTTCGCAGCTCTTGCGGCTCGATCCCGAGTAGACTCGAGCGCTCCACCCAGTAACGCGAGCCATCCTTCGGGTCCATGTGGAGAGCCAGCATCGCGCGCTGATGAGGCGTCAGTTCCGTGGTCACGCTGCTGATCGTGGCCTTCAATGTCGACGCCGGTGAACCGTCCCATGGAATGCGTCGGAAGACGGATTCGAGCAAACTCCCAAGGCGGACGGCCAGAAGCTTGTCGCCGCCAATGCGCAATTTGCCCGTAAAGACAGCGCGCTGCGGCGACCAGTCGCCGGCTGCAATCTTCAGGAAAGTCGAAGCAGCCAATCGGTATGTGCAGACCGGCTCCGCCTCTTCGAGCACAGCGAGGCCTTCGTTCTTTTTCTGAACGGTGAAGCGGCGGCTCTCTTTGCCCTCATGCAAATCGAACGAGACAGGAACGCCGATGGAATCCAGCAGTTGATTCTCGTTTGCGCTCAGGCGAGGCGGCAGCCAATCGCGCAGATAGTATTCGCAACGTTCAAGATCGTTCATGCGCTCACTTCCTTCAAGATCTCGGCGTTCAGCCATGATCTTCCCAGCATTTCGAGATACGTTTCGCTAATGTTGTTGAGGCCGCCGATTATGCGGTTTGCCTCCGCGCAGGTGTTCGTTTGCTCCCACCTGCGATCGCGAGAGAGGTAGTTGTCCCACGGACGGAACATGGGGTGACGGGATCGCGGAAGGAACTCGAAGTGCATCGCGAGCCCGGCCCGCACAAAAGCCCGACCGATTTCTGCAACGGTCGGCCGCTCGGGGCTGACGAGATTCCAGAGAGAGTTCGGCTTCGGTGCCGCTTCGAGTCGCCCGGCAATGAAACGCACGACATCGGTCCGGCGACAGAATCCCGGCCGAATGTGTGCCTGTGCCCCCAGTCGGCAAGTGCCCCGCCCCGTTACATCGAGTGCTTCGAAGAAAGGGCCCAGCGGGCTCTTCTCGATTTCTTCCCGACTGCTCATCCATTCGGGCAGGATAATCCCCGGGCGGAAGACTTCGAGGCCGTCGACGCGCCCTAACAGGAGGCCCTCTGCCTTCGTTTTCGTTTTCTCGTACGTATTCGAGCACGACTCCTCGTTGGCCGAAGCTTCGGCAAGGACACCGTCGTCATCCGCACCGACAAACGCGGTGGAAACATGGAGGAAGCGCGCCACACCTGTGCGCTTCGCATGGGCGGCAAGAAACTCCACCGGGGCAACGTTTGCCTGCTCCATCGCGATCTGCGACGCGCCGGCCAACTTGGGCATCGCGGCACAGTGAACAATTGCGTCGAAGCGCTCCGTCGGCAGCATCAGATTGGGATCTGTCAGGTCGCCGGTCACCACCCGCAATGCCTCGTGCCATGGCAGACGATTCTGCGAGCGCTCGCGCACGAACGCCGTCACGCGATGCCCTCGCCGCAGCAGCTCGCGCAGAAGCGCGGAACCCAGGTAGCCGCTTCCTCCTGTGAGGAAGATGGAACGTCTTGTCATCATCGGAATCGGTGTACGCCTCATGGCCTCTCCTTTTAGCGCATAGAGAAGGGCAATCCGTGTGCCGTCCGGAGGGGGGGCTCCAGGGCTCTATTCGAGCCCATCTCCTGTCCTTTTTTCACAGTCCAAGCTGTAAACTCTTCCGAAATGAATCCCTCAAACGCCTCTCTGGGCATGGCCCGGAGCTTGCCCCTGCCCGTTTCGCAGCCATGACCAAGGAGGGCTTTAGAATGACAACTTCAGATCAAGTTTTGACGATTTCCCACTCCCCGGATCCGGACGATGCGTTCGCCTGGTGGGGAGTTCTCTCGGGCCGGGTCTCGGTCCCGGGCGTGCAGTTCCGCTGCATCCCGCGCACCATGCAGGAAGCGAATCTGGCCTGTCTTCATGATGAAGTCGATGTGGCTGCGATCTCCTCGGCGGCCTGGCCGCACTTCAGCGATCGGTATGCGATCCTGGGAGTCGGCGCCTCCGTCGGACGAGGATACGGCCCGGCGGTGGGAAGTGTGAATCTGCAGACGTTGGATGAGTTGGCTGACGCAACCGTCGCGCTGCCCGGTAATTTGACGACTGGTGCGCTGCTGTTTCGCCTGATGCACCCACAGGTTCGCACCGTTGAGATGCCGTGCGCGAAGGTGGGCGAAGCCATCGTGAATGGCCACGTGGACGCCGGCGTTCTGATCCACGAGGAACTGATGAATCTTCGCCACCGTGGCATGCGCCGTTTGGAGTGCCTCGGCAAGAGCTGGGAGCAGGAAACCGGGCTGCCCATCCCCGTTGGGTTGATTGCGGTGCGGCAGTCTCTTGGCGACGACTTGATCGAACACATCGCCCACGCAGTTCGCGAGAGCGTGGAAGTGGCTCTTCAAAATCGCGAGGCCGCCGTGGCATTTGCGATGACCTACACGCACCAGGCCGCCGACGGGATCGGCGAGGAGTTCATCGAGATGTTCACGAACTCCGACACGGTCGAGTTGCCGGAAGACTGCCGCGAAGCACTCCGGCTGCTCTTCGCGAAAGCCTATACAGCAGACCTGATTCCGTCGTTACCGGCCGTTCGTCCAGTCTACCCCGCCGAGGTGCGCCATGCCTTCGCAGGCTGATATTCAACATTTCTACGATCACGGCCGCACCCCGCTTTGCGCTTTAGACGAAGGCGCGCTGGCTGGGTTGCGGCATCGAACGGTGATCGATGGAACGACCGGCGCGGCGCAGTTGGCTTTGTGGCAGGAAGAGCACAAGTCCGGCTTCGATGTTCCGCTTCACCGGCACGATTGCGAAGAGATCATCACCATCGTCGCGGGCGAAATCCTTGCACGAATCGGCGATCGTGAATGGGCGATTCTAGCCGGACAGAGCATCCTGATCCCGGAGTGGGAGCCCCATGGCTTTCGAGTGACCAGCGCGACGCCTGTGCGCTTGCTGGCAATCTTCGGGAACCCAAAGCCTGGGATTTTCAAGTTGGATGGCACGCCTTCATCGCCCCCGTGGGAGGGCGGGGCCACGAATCATCTGCAGTAGGAGCAACTAGACGGGGTCTTCTTCTTTCTGGCTTTCGTCCGCTTTCAGCTTTCGGATGCGCGGAGACGACCCACGCTCTCTGCGAATGCCATCGTACTCGTCGAGCGCCTGGAGCAGCTCGACGGCGGACTGGTAACGGCGTTCAGGCTTCTTTTCCACACATCGGAAAATCACCTTCGAGATCACGCCTGGGACCTCTGGAGCCAGCGGGGCCGGCTTCGTGTACTGGTGATGGTAGGAAACGGAACCGCGACAGAATGGCGGCAACCCAGTGATCAACTCGTAGAACAGAATTCCGAGCGAGTAGATGTCGGATGCTACGCTGAGCGGATCGCCCGCGAAGTGCTCCGGGCTCATGTAGATCGGCGTTCCGAAGATCGTACCTTGCGATGCGCTGTCGATCAGACCGCCGCGAGCGATTTCCGGATGAGCGATCGCTGCGATTCCGAAATCGGACAGCTTCATCTTGCCGCGCGTTCCGATCAGGATGTTGGCAGGCTTGATATCGCGATGCAGAACGCCCTCGCCGTGAGCATGCACTAGCGCACGGGCAATCTGGCGAATGATGCTGATCGATTCATCCAGAGTCAGAATACGCTTCTCGCGTTGAAGCATCGTCCGCAAATCGCCACCAGGCACGTACTCCATCGAGATGTGTTTCAAGCCGCCTTCTTCTCCGATATCGTGGATACGCACGATGTTCGGATGGCTCAGCTTGCGCGCGGCTTTCGCTTCATTCTTGAAGCGGGCATGCGCTGCAGGATCTTTGGCGAAGTGCTTGCCCAGAATCTTCAGGACCACCAACTCGTCGAGTTCGCGATCGTAGGCCAGGAACACTTCGCCCATCGCGCCCTTACCGAGTCGTTCTCGAATCTCGTACCGACTCCGCGCACTTGGAGAGAGCTCGCCAAGAATGCGCTGGCGATCCGTCGTGGTGTTCTGCTCACGCGCCTGCTGCACGTGGAGGTTCCGCAGCCGCTCGAGCAAGTCTCGCTGATCGGGTGAAATCTCCAGTGCCTCTGTCAGCACTTCCGCGGCGCGCAGATACTCGTGGGATTCCTCGAACTGACGAGAGAGCGATTGCAATAGCACAGCCTTCGTATCGTCGTCGGTCAGATTGCGAATCGCCTCGTGAGCTTCGTCATGTTGCCCAAGCCCCATCAAGCATTTGACCTTCAACAACAGAGCCGCGCGGTTCTTCGGCTTCATCTCCAACGCGCGGTCGATGATCTCGCTGGCCCCCTCGGCATTCTCCAGGTCCAGTCGCAATTCTGTCAGCCTCAACAGCATGTCGAAGCTTGGCGCAGTTGCGGTGTTCACGGCGAACTCGAGAACTTCTTCGTACTCCTCCAGAATGTCCTGGTTGTTCGGAGCAAGGTGAGCGGCTTCCGCCAGATCCTCCGCCGCCTCTTCCACCTGGCCCATGATCTTGTAAAGAATCGCGCGTTCGACGTGCGCGCGCGCGTTGTCCGGAGCGACG of the bacterium genome contains:
- a CDS encoding SDR family oxidoreductase, whose product is MRRTPIPMMTRRSIFLTGGSGYLGSALLRELLRRGHRVTAFVRERSQNRLPWHEALRVVTGDLTDPNLMLPTERFDAIVHCAAMPKLAGASQIAMEQANVAPVEFLAAHAKRTGVARFLHVSTAFVGADDDGVLAEASANEESCSNTYEKTKTKAEGLLLGRVDGLEVFRPGIILPEWMSSREEIEKSPLGPFFEALDVTGRGTCRLGAQAHIRPGFCRRTDVVRFIAGRLEAAPKPNSLWNLVSPERPTVAEIGRAFVRAGLAMHFEFLPRSRHPMFRPWDNYLSRDRRWEQTNTCAEANRIIGGLNNISETYLEMLGRSWLNAEILKEVSA
- a CDS encoding cupin domain-containing protein, which codes for MPSQADIQHFYDHGRTPLCALDEGALAGLRHRTVIDGTTGAAQLALWQEEHKSGFDVPLHRHDCEEIITIVAGEILARIGDREWAILAGQSILIPEWEPHGFRVTSATPVRLLAIFGNPKPGIFKLDGTPSSPPWEGGATNHLQ